Proteins encoded together in one Candidatus Woesearchaeota archaeon window:
- a CDS encoding NAAT family transporter codes for MIDEFLKAFFAIFVIMDVLGNIPIFWSLTKKLSREKKIISVNKALTIASVMLIVFLFLGKNLLDFFGISIDSFRIAGGIIILIVGLEMVLGLRIRERRVEKYEFAIVPLATPLITGPGVITTVILLVDTVGILITLIASILNLFITWVALRYSDHLYKFLGRQGADFLSRVMGLILASLAVEFITTGWKAML; via the coding sequence ATGATAGATGAATTCCTGAAAGCGTTTTTCGCGATCTTTGTAATCATGGACGTATTGGGCAATATTCCTATTTTCTGGAGCTTAACAAAAAAGCTAAGCAGGGAAAAAAAGATCATAAGCGTGAACAAGGCTCTGACAATAGCAAGCGTTATGCTTATTGTTTTTCTGTTCTTAGGTAAAAATTTACTGGATTTCTTCGGAATTTCCATAGATTCATTCAGGATTGCGGGCGGGATTATCATACTAATCGTCGGCCTGGAGATGGTCTTGGGTTTAAGGATTAGGGAAAGAAGGGTGGAAAAGTATGAATTTGCCATTGTTCCATTAGCAACACCCCTAATAACCGGGCCAGGTGTGATTACAACAGTTATTCTCTTGGTGGACACCGTAGGCATCCTTATTACACTTATAGCTTCGATTCTAAACCTGTTTATTACATGGGTTGCTCTAAGATACTCTGATCATCTCTACAAATTTCTTGGAAGGCAGGGCGCCGATTTCCTAAGCAGGGTAATGGGGCTGATACTTGCATCCCTGGCAGTTGAATTTATAACAACTGGCTGGAAAGCCATGCTTTAG
- a CDS encoding tRNA uridine(34) 5-carboxymethylaminomethyl modification radical SAM/GNAT enzyme Elp3, translating to MQYFHEVISLIKKEKPDKEKLSRIKLKLCKKHRLKKIPTDIEILLKAGKQDIPKIKKFLMTKPTRSISGVAVVAVMSKPYECPHGKCSICPGGIDSYFGTVPQSYTGKEPATRRAIRNNYDPYLQVMNRLEQYVVQGHVPDKTELIIMGGTFPSFPKIYRDNFIMYSFKAMNDFSKLFFRKNELDIIKFKRFFELPGDIGSGKRERSIRKKLLQLKVIHKKDLGDEQKRNETSNIRCTGLTLETRPDFAKLRHANDMLRLGCTRVELGVQSVYDEALERVERGHTVEDSVSATRILKDLGLKVNYHMMPGLPGASYKKDLEGLRKLFSDPGFRPDMLKIYPCMVLKGTKLHDEWKKGDYAPMNTKKAASLIAEFKRYVPEYVRIMRVQRDIPTFMTEAGVDRTNLRQYVKNTLEDKGIKCRCIRCREIGRSGGKIKGYKIKAVSYCASKGREFFISAEKNDMVIGFCRLRFPSAALRDEITQDSALVRELHVYGEAVSLGSKGEIQHKGIGKRLLLEAEKLSKKNGKKKIAVISGIGARNYYRKSGYIREGVYMIKRLTPYTFIF from the coding sequence ATGCAATATTTCCATGAAGTGATTTCACTAATAAAAAAAGAGAAGCCGGATAAGGAAAAACTTTCCAGGATCAAGTTAAAACTGTGCAAAAAACACCGCCTTAAGAAAATTCCCACTGACATTGAGATTCTTTTAAAAGCAGGAAAACAGGATATCCCGAAGATAAAAAAATTCCTGATGACAAAGCCGACAAGAAGCATAAGCGGGGTAGCTGTTGTTGCTGTCATGTCGAAGCCCTATGAATGCCCCCATGGTAAATGCTCGATATGCCCGGGGGGGATTGACAGCTATTTCGGCACTGTGCCGCAGAGCTATACAGGAAAAGAGCCTGCGACGAGGCGGGCGATAAGAAATAATTACGACCCTTATCTTCAGGTTATGAACAGGCTGGAGCAGTATGTAGTGCAGGGGCATGTGCCTGATAAGACAGAGCTGATCATAATGGGGGGCACTTTTCCCTCTTTTCCTAAGATATACAGGGACAATTTTATCATGTACAGCTTCAAGGCAATGAATGATTTTTCCAAGCTTTTTTTTAGGAAAAATGAGCTTGATATTATCAAATTTAAGCGGTTTTTCGAACTTCCGGGGGATATAGGCAGCGGGAAAAGGGAGAGAAGCATAAGGAAGAAATTGCTGCAGCTGAAGGTTATTCACAAGAAGGATTTAGGGGATGAGCAGAAAAGGAATGAGACTTCTAACATAAGATGCACCGGCCTGACATTAGAGACAAGGCCTGATTTTGCTAAATTAAGGCATGCAAACGACATGCTAAGATTGGGCTGCACAAGAGTTGAGCTTGGAGTGCAGAGTGTTTATGATGAAGCCCTGGAAAGAGTTGAAAGGGGGCATACTGTCGAAGATTCGGTTTCCGCTACAAGGATATTGAAGGATTTGGGGCTTAAGGTTAATTACCACATGATGCCAGGCCTGCCCGGAGCCAGTTATAAAAAGGACCTGGAAGGGTTAAGGAAATTATTTTCTGATCCGGGATTCAGGCCTGATATGCTCAAGATATATCCCTGCATGGTGCTTAAGGGGACTAAGCTGCATGATGAGTGGAAGAAAGGGGATTATGCTCCCATGAATACGAAAAAGGCAGCTTCTTTGATTGCGGAATTCAAGAGATATGTTCCCGAGTATGTAAGAATCATGAGAGTACAGAGGGACATCCCCACATTCATGACCGAAGCAGGGGTTGACAGGACAAACCTCAGGCAGTATGTTAAGAATACGCTTGAAGATAAGGGAATAAAGTGCAGGTGCATAAGATGCAGGGAAATCGGCAGGAGCGGTGGAAAGATTAAAGGATATAAAATTAAGGCTGTTTCCTATTGTGCTTCCAAGGGAAGGGAATTTTTCATTTCTGCTGAAAAGAATGACATGGTTATCGGCTTCTGCAGGCTTAGGTTTCCCTCTGCTGCTTTGAGGGATGAGATTACGCAGGATTCAGCTTTAGTCAGGGAGCTGCATGTTTATGGCGAGGCTGTTTCGCTAGGAAGCAAAGGCGAGATACAGCACAAGGGAATAGGGAAGAGGCTGCTGCTTGAGGCTGAAAAGCTCTCCAAGAAAAACGGAAAAAAGAAGATTGCTGTTATTTCAGGAATAGGAGCCAGGAATTATTACAGGAAGTCGGGCTATATCAGAGAAGGGGTATATATGATTAAGAGGCTTACCCCCTACACTTTCATATTTTAA